The Streptomyces sp. M92 nucleotide sequence CCAATCGGCGGCAACAGAAGCGTCGTACACAGTATGAGAGACCGGTCCGACTGTCAACGTTTTTCCGTAGATTCGGTCTCACGGCCCTTAGGAGGCACCCCGTGCCCGACGGCTCGCTCTCCCTGCCGGCCCGGCTCTGCCTGCTGGCCTGGGACCCCACGAGGCCCGGCGCCACCGACACCGCCCGGGTCCACCGCCTCGTGCGCGCGGGCGCGCTCACCGAGCTGGCACGGCGTGGTCTGCTCACCGACGACGAGGGCATCGCCGTCCCCGTCGACCTCGACTCCCGCACCGGGGACGCCGTCCTGGACGGGTTGCTCGAGCTCGTCCGCGAGTCCCTGCCGCACAGGTGGCGGACCTGGGTGCGGCGGTACGCCCGGGTCACCTTCGACGCCGCCCGGGAGCAACTGGTGGCCGAGGGCTGCCTGCGCGCCGAGCGGAGGCGGGTCCTCGGCGTCTTCCCCTCGGTGGAGTACGTCCTGGCACGCGGCGCGGCGGCGCGGACGCTGAGCGCGCGGACGCGGGCCGTCCTGGAGGGCGCGGTGCCGGCCGGTGAGGTCTCCGAGCGGGACGCGGTCGTGGCCGTGCTGGCGGCGGCCGCGGAGCCGCGAGACGCCGGGGCCGCCGCGACCCGAGCCGGCCGGGAGGCGCGGGTCGCGGAGCTGACCGAACGCGGCGCGGCGTCGGTGCCCGGCCTGCGCGAGATCCTGCTCGAGGTGCGGGGCGCGTTGCGCGCGGAGACGGCGGACGCCGCCGCGACGTCGCCGGGCGGCGGCTGAGGCGGTCCGCCAGGGCCCGGGGGTCTCTCAGCAGGTGCCGCGCATCAGCTCGGCCAGGTCGTGGTCCAGGTCCAGCTGGAGGTGCTCAAGCCCGACCGGCACCAGCTCTCCGGTGGCCTGGAGGAACCGGCGCAGCTCGCCCGAGCGGACGTGGATCACGGCGGTGCCCTCGGGCGCGTGGAACTCCAGCACGGTGCGGTCGTACCCGTAGGGCCGCACCCGCACGTCGCCGTGGCCGTCCGGCTCCTGCATGCCCGAGATGAGCAGCTCGCGGGAGAACGTCCAGCACACCTCCACGCCTTCGAGCGTGGCCGGGGCCGGGAAGGTCATGCGGACGGCGAACGG carries:
- a CDS encoding GOLPH3/VPS74 family protein; translation: MPDGSLSLPARLCLLAWDPTRPGATDTARVHRLVRAGALTELARRGLLTDDEGIAVPVDLDSRTGDAVLDGLLELVRESLPHRWRTWVRRYARVTFDAAREQLVAEGCLRAERRRVLGVFPSVEYVLARGAAARTLSARTRAVLEGAVPAGEVSERDAVVAVLAAAAEPRDAGAAATRAGREARVAELTERGAASVPGLREILLEVRGALRAETADAAATSPGGG
- a CDS encoding SsgA family sporulation/cell division regulator — translated: MSTVIEQPVEARLVAAAPRMPSIPATLRYDRSDPFAVRMTFPAPATLEGVEVCWTFSRELLISGMQEPDGHGDVRVRPYGYDRTVLEFHAPEGTAVIHVRSGELRRFLQATGELVPVGLEHLQLDLDHDLAELMRGTC